GGACCGAGTAGGTATAAAGAGAGCAGCATTTCTCTAGGGTTGGCATCGTTGGATCACTTGCTAAATCGGCGCCGCTGGGCGATGTATCTCTCCTCCCACCCCCGGACTCTCTCCTCCTGATCCCCTTCTTGCTGAGAACAAATTCTACCTTGTAGCTCCTCTGATTCATAAATTCGAGAGTGATTCGGTTATCCTACACCAAGATCCTTGTCATCCCCACCGACGCCGCACTCCGCGAGCTCCTCTCGCCACCAGGGCGCCCCCTCTCTTCACCTCCAAGTGCGTCCAGGctgagctccgccgcctcggcaaGTCCCACTCCGAGGCCTTCGACGCCGCCCAGCTCCTCGCCACCGCCAGGTACCCTTCTATCCTCCTGTTTTTATCTATTTTATTTACAGTCTTGAAATTCTAGTGTGAAATTGCACTAGTCGCTGATGCAATTTCTTGGCCGCCGCTGATTGTCTCAGTTTGTATGAAGTGATACTACTACGTTCAGTCATTCAGGAAGGATAGTATCAGAGGAGTTTGAAACACAGATTGTTCAATGGACTTCTATTTGATTTTGCTTTTCTAGGGACAGACTTCTCTTGATGTGTTGAGTGTATTCATACTACTACATTCAGTGAGGATAGTTTTGCGGAGGTGCTGATTGTTTGTTCTATGGAATTTTATTTGTGTCTTCAGTTGCTAGGATGACAAAGTGGTCAATGCAGTGGATTGTACCTATAATTGGTTGGTGATAAGAATCCAGAGCACTACTTTGTCGCCACCCAGGATTTTGGTCTCCGGGCAAAGCTACGAGAGGTATGAAGATTTGCTATGCTTTTGTAGCATTCTACTTTTACCATGTTATCACCTGAACTTTATTTTTGAAAGAATTTTCTCAGGGACATTAATACAACTTGTGTCATTTATTTAATGGAAACAACAGAAACAGATCTATTTTTCCATCTTATGTTATAAAGTTTTTGTGCAGCAATGTGTTCATGCATGTTTTACTTTGCTGTAGGTTCCTTGTGTTCCTGTGATATACGGTCTGAAGAACTCCCTGTTTATTGAGCAACCCTCTGTGCAGCAACGCAAGTTTGTTCAGTTGAACGAGGAGAAGCGTATCCATATGGAAAAATCAGAATATAAGAAGCTGCTGAAGGCGTCATCAGAAGGAAAGGCATCTGTCGGTGGAAACATACCTGGAGTGGAAGAGAAGAGCAAGTTTAAAAGGAACAGAGCAAAAGTTATATTTACATTTACTGTTTCTCAGGATAATCCATTGTTAGGATCTAGTGGGCGTAATCAAAATTTTGAGATCATAACTGCATCTCTGCCTTCTTTTACGAAATGTTAATGTGTGTCCTTCTGCAGGGTCCAAACCCACTCTgctgaaagaaaaagaaaccaaagcCCCAACCATCAGCTGCTCAAAGTCAGGTAATTGTCACTACACAGCATTATCAGTTGACATCTGTGAGGTGTATGCAATACTTGGAACATGCTCACGTAAGTATCATAGTTCTTACTGTAAAACTAGCCTGGAGATGCCTGACTTCCTAACTAAGAGTAAGACGGATAAAAAATAATGTGACAACTAAATCTTGTATAGGCTCTTAGACAGTGAAGCCCATTGCAAATTTCCTAATTGCTGTAGCTCATGATTTGATTTGTATTTGGATGCTAATGACTCGTGTATAGAAATCTCGCGACAACAAGCACTAGTGAGAACTTATTTTCTTCAGGATCAAAAGGCTGATGGTGAGGCGAAGCGAAAGAGGGTTAGGAAGCGGAAGAGAAGCATCAAAGATAGCAGTCAAAGCAGAGACAGTGAGCTGATGGACCTACAAAGATTATGTGCTGATGGTGTTTCTTCAAATGCTACATAATCGTTAGTTAATTCGATAAATCATGCACCATCGATAGAGGATTTTAGGTAGAATTTTTTGACAATGTAACACTACTAATAGTATTTTGAGGCTGTTGTTGGACTTCAAAAATCTTAAATCTAGTGCTGGTTAATACTATAAGATTTGTCCTTTGTGACGTGATGATGCCATCTAAACCGCCCGCGTGGATTTCAGCAACCACCAGCACGTCGACATGGATTCTAACAATTGCCACCGCATCGATGCTGCTGTCTAGGTTGGGCAGTGATGTCTGTTGATTCTTCAATGGTTTTGGTGATAAAAATGACCCCCACTATTTTCAGAGGAAAGAATGCCACACCATTGTACAGATGTTGCCAGCCGGCATGGTCAATAAATCATTTTTTTCAAGCAATATGGAGAAATATATATTCAAAATATTGGTAAAAGCAATATAAATTCAAAATACCGTAAAAACTGGAAATGACATAGCTCCTTCAATTATCTTAATTGTTTACATTGGTACATGCACATTAACTCTTCAACAAACAAGATCAAAGCACAGCAGCACACAACACGTGATTCGATATGGTTCTTCAACAAACAGACTTCTGATAATACTTTTGACGTTAGCAAATCCAAAACCTCCAATTGGCATATATATAGTTCTTCAACAAACATACTTCTGATACAATTTTTGATGATAGCAGATCCGAAACCTCCAATTGTCATCCACTTAAAGATGGTAATATACGTCTATCTACTTAGGCCTCTTCAAGCTAATGGTGTCGGTGGTTGTGCGGCTGGTTCCACTTTGTGACCAGTGTGAATTAACACAGTCAAACAGATGAAGACAACTACAGGTGAAAGTTGAATTAGAACAAAGCCCATGAACATGAATGCTGTCAATGGGATAGTGACTATCCTATAACATATCCCCTTTCTCCTCAACAACGGTGACACAAGAACACAATTCTTGATTGTCGGGTCCAAATTCTGATATACCAATACGAGAAAACTCATGACACATACTGCAATGGCAATCTTATGGGCAACTGGAGCTAACATCATATAGCTACCAAGTGCAAAGGCAGTTGTCAAGTTTGTAACTGAAATCGCGATGAGAAAATAGGCCAATTGTATGTGCATTCTCCGGCTTGGAAGAGATACCATGGGAGATCCCGAAAACATGAGAGAAATAGTAGCCATTGCAGAGAAAGTGAAGGCAAGTGCATTGGCTAGGGTGAACGCATCAAAAGTATACTTTCCAGCAAGGGTTGGTGTGCCCCCATTAGTGTGGTCATCAGCCCTGTAACCTCCAGGGATGGCGAAAGCTGCAGCAAAAGTCACAGTTGCAATTAAGACAGAGCCAATACAAAGATTGCCTGTCCCTTCTTTCACTTTATCCATTTCATCTTTTCTCACTTGGACAATATCATTTTCTTCAAAGTAATCCAGGCGACAAATGCCCCGTTTAGCATCAGCGAGTTCGAGCGCTAGACGGATTTTTACTTCAGTGTTCTGCAAAATCAAAATAAGTAAATTTTGAACCATGCAACTTAATTGTTCTCATTCACCTTCAAGTCCATGCTGAAAAATAAAATGATTGTGCATGTATATTACCTGGTTATAATGCAATCCTTTGGGAATATTGCAATGTGCTATATCAAGCGGGGTCTTTCCTTTCTCATTTGTTAAATTTAAGTGCACTTTTTTATTCCCAAATATAGCACAGAATATCATCAGTGTTCCTTTTTGGACGGCTAAATGCAGTGCAGTGTTTCCACCATTGTCTTGCATATTTAAAATCCATGATATCGACTGGTTTCTGCAAGCAGACCAGACCGGCCATATTTTCATTTTGTCAACTGCAACATGAAGAAATGTCCTTCCCCTAGCATCACGTAGACCAGCGCAACTGGGTGACTTCTGAAGAAAGACATTGATGGTAATTCTTGAGCCAACGGATGCAGCCACGTGTATGGGGAATGATCCATCATTGTCCATTTGATACAATGCATCTGGATTGGCTTTCAGTAGAAGTAAACGTATGTATCGTCCGTCTTTTTGACGTGGCATAGATGCAACTAAGTGAAGAGGTGTACTTCCCTTATCATCTTGTTGCGTTGTAAGGCCATTATTCCATCCTAACACCATCTCTGTAAGACCTACAAGAGGCTTCTATCAGTTAAACTAATCAACATGAGAGAAAGAGTTATACTTTGTCTGTTCTATATTATGAGGGCATATTAATCCAGCCTGTAAGATAGGTTAATTATCTTTTACTTAGCTGGTCATTCCATTTGATTCACAAAGTAATGCCAATATAATTTGGAACTGTGAGAGAAAAGAAACACTGAACCGATTAATCATCGAGTTCAGTGTTTCTCTCTCTTACAGTTCCAAATCATGAGGCCAGGCTGGGTATCCGTAGGATTCAGCAGTTTTTGGACAGACCACGAGAGCCGGACTGAATTATGTGCTGATGTATAGTTGCTGGTTTCCAGCTGTTGGCATAGTTAATGTATAGCAGCATGCTCCGGCCACAATACCTGTAACACCTTTCCTCTTATAATTGGAAAGAAAAGCTGCTCCGCTAGTGTTTCATCAAAAAAGAAGAAACACTGAACTTGAATGGATCGCTAGTAGCATCACTTATTCTGGGGACATGGATTCTTTGCTCTAGCAATATACAAAATCTGGGATCTATTCTATTAGTACCGTGTAAAATATTATCAATTTTAGAGGGGTTAGCCCTGTATTTTGTGGTAGCTAGAGGTATCTGAGACAAAGTTTCTGGGGTCTATTCGATTAGTACCCTGTACAAAATCTGGGGTCTATTCTATTGTATGGTAGCTAGAGCTATCTGGGACAAAGTTTCTCGTTATTTTAACAGGGCTATAAGTTCAAGCTGCAGGCAATTGGTGATGCGAGCTCGACTCGGCTTCCACGAGAGGCAAAGCTGGTAGAAATCTGCAACATCTATGCTAAGAAGAGCCTGGAGAGATCCTGCTGATAATTCTTGCTATTTCGAATGGATGTCTGCTATTTCTCTTTTAGTGGCCTGCCTGTCCTGTTATATTTTTTGCTGAATTCAGTTAGCTCCTCTAGTTGTAGATTTTTTTTTTCTGTTCCTGAACCGGAGACTGAATAACTGTTGAATCCGGTTTCAttcatactccctacgttccttTTTAGTCCATATTTTAGATTTATCTTAAGTCAAACTCTGTAAATTTTGATGAACTTTATATTAAAAATATGTCGACCACTATAATAccaaataaatataatatgaaatgTATTCTACAATGCATGTAATGCTATTGATTTGATATTaaaaatgttgatatttttttgcacaaacttgatcaaactttactGAGATTGACTTCAGTCAAAGCTAACATGCAGTGTAAAAATGACCGGAGTAGTAATGGAGTGGGGAGGCCACCCGGTGGCTTCCTGTTTgtctaaaaaaagagagaagaagcacacactagtagaaaaagggtctaatgtgaaacttattagtcccggtttgcaattgaaccggcactaatgtgaccattagtgccggttccaacggccaggcgggcggcactcattagcaccggttcgtcgcgaacctttagtactggttcgtgccacgaaccagtactaaagaggtAGTGGCCTTTAGTACAggctggtggctccaaccggtactaaagggggggggggatctttagtaccggttggagccatcaactggtactaaaggtggtggcctttagtataggttggtggctccaaccggtacNNNNNNNNNNNNNNNNNNNNNNNNNNNNNNNNNNNNNNNNNNNNNNNNNNNNNNNNNNNNNNNNNNNNNNNNNNNNNNNNNNNNNNNNNNNNNNNNNNNNNNNNNNNNNNNNNNNNNNNNNNNNNNNNNNNNNNNNNNNNNNNNNNNNNNNNNNNNNNNNNNNNNNNNNNNNNNNNNNNNNNNNNNNNNNNNNNNNNNNNNNNNNNNNNNNNNNNNNNNNNNNNNNNNNNNNNNNNNNNNNNNNNNNNNNNNNNNNNNNNNNNNNNNNNNNNNNNNNNNNNNNNNNNNNNNNNNNNNNNNNNNNNNNNNNNNNNNNNNNNNNcccccctctttagtaccggttggagccaccaaccggtactaaaggtggtgcgctgccacctgcagtgcacaatgtttagtcccacctcgctagttgagaggagctcacaCCGGTctataagccccgccgcggctaccgtgttgagctcctctctaagcaggcctttgtgggcctattgcaagtcttctaccctgtggggcctactgggctgtacgggcctgcatcctggcccaactagagattgggtttctagtcgtatgcaggccgtgacGGCCCAGTAGGCgagctgtttttgctttatttcaaaaaaaaaatccttaccaaccgggactaaaggtcccccaggccacggcgcgcctcgtgccacgtggtgggcctttggtcccggttcatgttgaATCCGGATTaaagggggacctttagtccccactctttagtaccggttccagaactggtactaaaggtccttacgaaccggtactaaaagtcatTTTTCAACTAGTGACGGCTCAACATGTGAGTTGGCCTTATATGGTTTGGAGCAGGGGCCATTGTCCTGGTACTAATTCTTGGTCGACTTAGAAGTTGCAAGAGACAGGATTAAGGAAGGCATACATCACACTTTTTGACTTCAAGACATGCATGGTAACAATATTATGTACTTGCCTATGTTAATAAAATCAACATTTTCACGATCCATGTTTTCTTACTAGCTGAACAAGATTTTGCAGCAATAGATTTTTGTGACTTGCATTTGTTCATAGTCAGAAGGTACATAACTGGCTATCACGAATTAACAACACATAAGGGAACCTAGAACTCCTACATCACAACACAATATGCTCATGAGATGTGGTCGTTTGGACTAACATGAAAGGTGCAACCAAATCACCATTCCGATTATATACGGGCCCGCTTTGAGCATGGGTGAACGAGCGGCGGAACCACTGGGCGGCGTACatttcctctttttctttttttgcagaATGGAGTTCATCCTGATTTTCATTAATGAAAGCCAATCTAGCACATAGGATGTGGTCCAAAGGATAAAAATCCGAGTTGAAGGACATACACATATCTTTCATACCAGTCCCACTAATAAAATATCTTGAGCACAACAAAACACAAACGATTTTAATCCAAACTTATGCTAGATagtaaatattctacaaaaatgtGTCGACAGCTAAAACGAGATTTAACGTTGAAAATGAAGTGAGCACAGTTACCTTTGCCTCGGAGAACAGCAGCATGTAATGCATTTTGTCCACTTGGTCCAG
Above is a window of Triticum aestivum cultivar Chinese Spring chromosome 6B, IWGSC CS RefSeq v2.1, whole genome shotgun sequence DNA encoding:
- the LOC123139786 gene encoding uncharacterized protein, whose translation is MEPKMDAGLLALACSGSFEDLESLLNGRPAAYTIGSSATQPPSLYTVTVGGDTLLHVVAAIHGDTEDSTKKASLVFDKAPSLLFVQNSQGDTPLHCAARAGNIRMVSLLVDLANGQGVNNAKGLLETQNKNKQTALHEAVRSGDNDMVKLFMGVNPQLARFPEQGTSPLYLAILLENKIIANTLYELSGGAISYSGPSGQNALHAAVLRGKVHLNLTNEKGKTPLDIAHCNIPKGLHYNQNTEVKIRLALELADAKRGICRLDYFEENDIVQVRKDEMDKVKEGTAFAIPGGYRADDHTNGGTPTLAGKYTFDAFTLANALAFTFSAMATISLMFSGSPMWGSFLSPKPLKNQQTSLPNLDSSIDAVAIVRIHVDVLVVAEIHAGGLDGIITSQRTNLIVLTSTRFKIFEVQQQPQNTISSVTLSKNST